The following are from one region of the Ornithorhynchus anatinus isolate Pmale09 chromosome X1, mOrnAna1.pri.v4, whole genome shotgun sequence genome:
- the CARD19 gene encoding caspase recruitment domain-containing protein 19 isoform X4 — MLYRKYQTFCDQLMQDTPFLISNGRLSEQEVDKIILQLNRYYPQILTNKEAEKFRNPKTLLHVRLNHLLNHLQKKGERDCQEFYRALYINAQHQYNSLPSRKNMSPMFFLACFSMAAGLAFLMYYHQPDPKVFKGARRVMGFSPIIIGKHVSPYFLAFLEDNLEQ; from the exons atCAGACTTTCTGCGACCAACTGATGCAAGACACACCTTTTCTAATAAGTAATGGCAGATTAAGTGAACAGGAGGTTGATAAAATTATCCTCCAGCTAAACAGATACTATCCACAAATTCTCACCAATAAAGAAGCAGAAAAG TTCAGAAATCCCAAAACATTGCTCCATGTACGTTTGAACCACTTGCTAAACCATCTTCAGAAGAAGGGTGAACGTGATTGTCAGGAATTCTACCGAGCTTTATACATCAATGCCCAACATCAATACAACAGCTTGCCAAGCCGGAAAAATATGA GTCCCATGTTCTTCCTTGCTTGTTTCAGTATGGCTGCAGGATTAGCATTCTTAATGTACTACCACCAACCAG ATCCCAAAGTCTTCAAGGGTGCCAGAAGGGTAATGGGATTCTCCCCAATTATCATAGGAAAACATGTCAGTCCTTATTTCTTGGCATTTTTGGAAGACAACTTGGAGCAGTAA
- the CARD19 gene encoding caspase recruitment domain-containing protein 19 isoform X1, translating to MLYRKYQTFCDQLMQDTPFLISNGRLSEQEVDKIILQLNRYYPQILTNKEAEKFRNPKTLLHVRLNHLLNHLQKKGERDCQEFYRALYINAQHQYNSLPSRKNMKTSDSTEIDTDKEKYNLNDRGPMFFLACFSMAAGLAFLMYYHQPDPKVFKGARRVMGFSPIIIGKHVSPYFLAFLEDNLEQ from the exons atCAGACTTTCTGCGACCAACTGATGCAAGACACACCTTTTCTAATAAGTAATGGCAGATTAAGTGAACAGGAGGTTGATAAAATTATCCTCCAGCTAAACAGATACTATCCACAAATTCTCACCAATAAAGAAGCAGAAAAG TTCAGAAATCCCAAAACATTGCTCCATGTACGTTTGAACCACTTGCTAAACCATCTTCAGAAGAAGGGTGAACGTGATTGTCAGGAATTCTACCGAGCTTTATACATCAATGCCCAACATCAATACAACAGCTTGCCAAGCCGGAAAAATATGA AAACCTCAGATTCCACAGAGATAGACACTGACAAGGAGAAATATAATCTAAATgacaggg GTCCCATGTTCTTCCTTGCTTGTTTCAGTATGGCTGCAGGATTAGCATTCTTAATGTACTACCACCAACCAG ATCCCAAAGTCTTCAAGGGTGCCAGAAGGGTAATGGGATTCTCCCCAATTATCATAGGAAAACATGTCAGTCCTTATTTCTTGGCATTTTTGGAAGACAACTTGGAGCAGTAA
- the CARD19 gene encoding caspase recruitment domain-containing protein 19 isoform X2 has protein sequence MPDQTFCDQLMQDTPFLISNGRLSEQEVDKIILQLNRYYPQILTNKEAEKFRNPKTLLHVRLNHLLNHLQKKGERDCQEFYRALYINAQHQYNSLPSRKNMKTSDSTEIDTDKEKYNLNDRGPMFFLACFSMAAGLAFLMYYHQPDPKVFKGARRVMGFSPIIIGKHVSPYFLAFLEDNLEQ, from the exons atCAGACTTTCTGCGACCAACTGATGCAAGACACACCTTTTCTAATAAGTAATGGCAGATTAAGTGAACAGGAGGTTGATAAAATTATCCTCCAGCTAAACAGATACTATCCACAAATTCTCACCAATAAAGAAGCAGAAAAG TTCAGAAATCCCAAAACATTGCTCCATGTACGTTTGAACCACTTGCTAAACCATCTTCAGAAGAAGGGTGAACGTGATTGTCAGGAATTCTACCGAGCTTTATACATCAATGCCCAACATCAATACAACAGCTTGCCAAGCCGGAAAAATATGA AAACCTCAGATTCCACAGAGATAGACACTGACAAGGAGAAATATAATCTAAATgacaggg GTCCCATGTTCTTCCTTGCTTGTTTCAGTATGGCTGCAGGATTAGCATTCTTAATGTACTACCACCAACCAG ATCCCAAAGTCTTCAAGGGTGCCAGAAGGGTAATGGGATTCTCCCCAATTATCATAGGAAAACATGTCAGTCCTTATTTCTTGGCATTTTTGGAAGACAACTTGGAGCAGTAA
- the CARD19 gene encoding caspase recruitment domain-containing protein 19 isoform X3 — protein sequence MQDTPFLISNGRLSEQEVDKIILQLNRYYPQILTNKEAEKFRNPKTLLHVRLNHLLNHLQKKGERDCQEFYRALYINAQHQYNSLPSRKNMKTSDSTEIDTDKEKYNLNDRGPMFFLACFSMAAGLAFLMYYHQPDPKVFKGARRVMGFSPIIIGKHVSPYFLAFLEDNLEQ from the exons ATGCAAGACACACCTTTTCTAATAAGTAATGGCAGATTAAGTGAACAGGAGGTTGATAAAATTATCCTCCAGCTAAACAGATACTATCCACAAATTCTCACCAATAAAGAAGCAGAAAAG TTCAGAAATCCCAAAACATTGCTCCATGTACGTTTGAACCACTTGCTAAACCATCTTCAGAAGAAGGGTGAACGTGATTGTCAGGAATTCTACCGAGCTTTATACATCAATGCCCAACATCAATACAACAGCTTGCCAAGCCGGAAAAATATGA AAACCTCAGATTCCACAGAGATAGACACTGACAAGGAGAAATATAATCTAAATgacaggg GTCCCATGTTCTTCCTTGCTTGTTTCAGTATGGCTGCAGGATTAGCATTCTTAATGTACTACCACCAACCAG ATCCCAAAGTCTTCAAGGGTGCCAGAAGGGTAATGGGATTCTCCCCAATTATCATAGGAAAACATGTCAGTCCTTATTTCTTGGCATTTTTGGAAGACAACTTGGAGCAGTAA